A window of Clostridioides sp. ES-S-0010-02 genomic DNA:
TTCAGTCAATAATTCAGCTTCTGCAAAACCTAACTTCTTTATCATATTCCGATGTCCTGTATCAGCTTTATCTCCTTCTCTAAAAGTTGTGATTGAGATAGATTTATCTATCAAAAAATTCTCAATAACCTTTTTTAGAAACACCTGTGCAATATCTGAATTACGATATTGAGGGTGTATTCCAAAAAAGTCAATGCTCCCAGTTTCTTTATTAAATACCATATTTGCAATAGCAATGTTATTAAACTTTAATATCAAGGCTCTTTCTTCCAAAATATATTGTTTTAATTGAGAGATATATTCTTCCTCCTGTAAGTTTGGGAATCCATCTATGACTAATCTCACTAAACTCATCCATGATGGTATATCAGATATTTTAGCAAGTGTAATATCTTTTTCTAATTCCGATATATCTTTTGAAAATAGATTTTCTTTTTTCAAAACAAATCTTAGCTGCAAAGGATAAAATTCTTGTTCTTTTCGATATTTATTTGGAGATTTTTTATACATATCTTTAAATACAGAAGTAAATGCTTGTTGACTTTCATAGCCAGCTATCAATGCAATTTCAATAATTGTTTTTTTAGAAAATACTAATAGTTTTGCTGCCTCTGTGAGTTTTCTTCGTTTTATATAATCATGCATTGTCAACCCAACAGAAGTTGTAAAAGTTCTATGTAGATGATATTTTGAATAATGAACAGCATTAGCAACTATATCTAAATCCAGCTTTTCTGATAAATGCTCCTCTATATAATCAATAGCAGTTATAACATTATTTACTTTATAAAACATTGCAGCTCTCCTCCTTTTATCCATGAGACATTATATCAATTACTTCTTAGTCATATTTAATAAATCTTGCTATTTTTTATAATGTGAAAATTATTTTTTATATGTTTATCTCATCCTGTAACCTATTTTTCAATTTTCTTACATATTTCTAACTTAATAATATCCATTTTTTCATATAATATAATCATTGAAAAAGAAAAATAGAGTATTTCATTTGAGATTCTTAATATTCTCTTGAAATACTCTTCTTTATATAAATATTTCTTTATTTTTAAATATACACTTAATTTATTTAACTCTAAATAAACTTTTAACTTTAAGATTTACTATCTTCTATTATTTAATTAAAGACTCCAACCCTTTAATTTTCAATAGTTTTTCGTTTAATAAATCTAAAAATTTATCTATTATTTCCTGTTTATTAGATTCTTTAACTAAATAATAAATAAACCTATCTGGTGGAGCATCTTTTATGTAATGTATCTCGATATTAGATATTTCTTTAAGGTGATATGCTACTGATACTGGCACAATGGCCCATACATTTTCTTGTCTCATAAAATACTCTAAAAGAGACATTTGGTCTAAAAATACTTTAGGTTGAAGAGTTGAACGAAACCAAAAATTATGCCACAAATCATATTCAGGATTCCATGGAAGTCTTATTTCATCGGCAACATCTAAAACAGATGGATGCAATTCTCCATTGTATTTTGAGCCATAACTTGTTACCAGTAACATGGCTTCTTTAAATATTGGTATTGTTTCTATGTCATTAAAAAACATATCATCTGAAATAAGAGCTATATCAACTTCCCCCTTGGAAACATAATCATATGCTTCATAAGAATGATAGTTATAAAAATTTACATTATACTCTGGATATGTATTCATAAAACAGGAAAATACATCTGGAAGTATGTATGAGCTAACACTTCCTATAGAGGATATATTTATAATTTTACTTCTATCAATCTTAGTTATATACTTAGCTTCTTGTAAGAGAGTTTTATATTTTTCTGCTAAGGCTAGTATTAAATTTATGATGAATAATGCCACTGATAGAATTATGGTAAATGGCATAGAGTACATGAAAACTATCGCTATTTTCTATGTTTTATGTTTTATAGGAAGTGCATTTGTTGGATGGTATAGAGGAAGTGGAAAAGTAAATATCCCTGTAATTGGAACCGTCTTACATATATCAATTCGTGTTATTATTTCTTATTTGTTTATTCAACAATTTGGTTTAAAGACAATTGCATTTGCTACTGGCATAGGATGGGTTTCTGTTGTGACATTTCAGTATATTATTTTTTGTAGGTCAAAAAAAATAGAAAGGTGAACTCTATCCAAAGTTCACCTTTTATGTAAATAACTTTTTTTATTTTGATACATATTAATCTAATTTATAATATATCAGAGTTAAGATTAACAAATTAAACTTTTGAGTATATAATATATTACCCTAAGCTATTTATTAATAACTCTATTTTAAAGTTAATCCTGTGTTTGAGTTAATCCCATATTTTGAGCTAATTTTATTTTGTATGCTGAACATACTCTATAATTGTGCCATCTGGATGTTTTACTGTCATATTATATCCTGTAGGAACTTTTTTCTTATCTCTTATTACTACTGCTCCACTTTGTAGCAGATGACTTCTCCATTCATCCACAGAATCAACCATAAAAGTAGCTTTCGTTTCTGTAAATGGCTTAAGAGCAGTATCAGAACCAGATAACAGCAAAACATTTCCTACTTGAGCCAACTCTAACCCCACTTCTTTATAAGAAAAACGTAAAGAACATTTATCTTTTAAAAGATTTTCATAAAAAGGAATTGCATTTTCTATATCCTTAATATAAAAACGTGTTAATACATCATATATCTTCATATTATTTACTCCTTTATTTATCTGTCTTGTTTCTTCTCGATTATATCATTTTGCAAATATTATGATAATATCTCAATCATTAAACCACAACTATAATAATTACCCTAACAAGTCCTTATTATCACATAACAGGTAGTAACTTTCAATAAAAACGTCTATTAGTCACTCATCAAGTAACAATTCAATCTGTCATATCATAAACAATCCATATAAAAAACAAGTTAACTACCATTCATAGTAAAATGGTAGTTAACTTGTTTTTTATTACAGCTAAACCTATGTATCCACAGAATTTCTATTCTGTTTTGTTATTTATAGAATAGGTAACATCATTTTAGTGAGATACTCACTTTCAGGACGATTTAAATCATTCAAGTACTGATAATAGATATCTCCATGAAGTTCATATCCACTATCCTTAGCCCACAAAAATAATTCTTCAAGTGTAGGGTCTTGCAGTTCATATGGTCCTAAATCAATTGCAGTTATTATTTTCTGTGTTGGAACAATCTTTTGCAAAATTTCATTTTCTGTATCCATATTATTAAATACAGAATGATTAGCTACAGGAAAACCTACTTCAACATCTAATTTTTCTAAGTCCATGTTATGAAAGCATACAATTGGTGCTCCTGCAGACAATATTCCCTTTTCTTCCAGATAGTTGGAAATTTTTCGAAAACTTTGCTGTGAAAACTCTGAAAATTCTACCATAAAGTCAATAGTTTTTCGTATTGCTAAAATGCAATACGAAGGCTGTTCAGCCATCGTTATATTAGATATTCTAGCCATTTCATATCCTCCATTACTTTATTTTTATTTCTTAGCCTCTGTTTCGTAGTTTTTATTCTTAGTTGCATCTTTATATTAACAGTATAACAAAACCAATATTATGATGCTTGTCACACAGTGCTCTTATTTTGAGTAAATACAAATGGATTGAAAATAATGAATAACTCAAATAAGAAATAGTACTGCTTATTATAAATCACTAGTATTCATCCTTGAAATTCATAAAGAAAATCAATATTAATCTTGTAGTTCTTCTAATATATAAATAACATTAGGATTAAACATATTTTCTAGGTTACTACTTTTAGAGTCATTTTTTGCATAAAATTAAGAGATAGTTTAATAGCTATCTCTTAAAATAATTCTACTATTTAAATTTAACTAAATCTTATTTTTATTATCAAGTTACTAATATACTAAAACATTTTAACAGTTTTCATCTAGCTCCCCTAGAATCTTATGAATATGAATCATTAAATATAATTCCTCCTGACGAGGCAATTTTCTAGAGTATTCCTTGTGTATATAGGCTCCTATTTTCTTTACACATTCATATTCTTCCTTACAATTTTTACGCACTTGATTATATATAAAATCTATCTTTTCTTTTGATGGTTCATTAGCCAGAAATCTTTGAGAAAAAGCCTTTAGATGCATTACAAATCTCATATAATAAAATGATTCTTTATTATATACAATAGAAAAGTGATAATGAACTATTTGTAAAATGGCATTCACAATTTTAGCACTTCTCTTGTTTCTATCACTATAAGGATTGTCTTGTTGTGCATTTATAAAATGGCCTGCTATATTACCAATTTCCTCTTCTGGTAGGTCTCAAGAACCTCCTTAAAAACAGTAATCGCATATTTTCCTATATCATATTCTTTTGGATTAAATTCTTTAATTTCAAACAAATAGTAATTCTCAATCATTATACCTTCTTTAAAGCGTCTCACTGCAAAGGCGATGTGGTCAGTTAAAGCCAAATATATATGGTTCATAAGTTTTAAATTATACTTTTCTATTCCATATGAGATTATCATTTGAGCTATACCAAAGTATTCTGCATCTATTTCTGATGCAAGTTGTACAATGCTCTTTTTTATATTTTCATCATGAAGAACGAAAGTTTTTTCTATATCTTCTTTATTTAACTCAGACCCAATCTTATAATTATGACCAATTCCTTTTCCCATCAATATTATCTCTTCGTCATTATCATCCTTTGCAAGTAGCAACGAATTATTTAATACCTTTGTAATGTACATACTAAAAACCTCAATATATTATATTTATTTTGTTATTCCATTACTCTTTATGACTTCTTTATACCAATAAAAACTATCTTTCTTTATTCTTTTTAAATCTAAGGTTTCATGGTCTGTTCTGTTTATGTAAACAAGCCCATAACGTTTGTTGAAACCTTGTGAAGAACTTAAAAGGTCTGTAAATGACCATAGACAATATCCCATCATTTCTACACCATCTTCAATAGCTAATTTACATGCATTTATATGAGTATTTAAATAATCTATACGATAGTCATCATGAATTTTACCATCTTCAAGGACATCTTTAGCTCCAAGACCATTCTCCGTTATTATAACAGGTAAGTGATACCTTTGCCAATATTCATTCAATGCAACTCTAAGTCCTGATGAATCTATTGATGCTCCATACTCTGAAGCCTTTAGATTAGGATTCATTGACATCTTAAATAATCCATACATACTAAAGTCAACGGTTCCTTCTCTTAGTCCAAATGGATGTTGTGAATCCTCAGGTAAGGCCTCTGCACAGTTTGTTCTATAATAATTTACAGCTATGAAATCCATTTTAGCTTTTTTAAGTACTTCTTTATCTTCATTTTCCATATGAGGGACTATATTTCTTTTCTCAAGATAATTCATATAATACCCTGGATACTCTCCATAATAATGCATATCAAGCATGTAGTACACTTTAAAGTTGTCATTCATTCTTGCTGCATATACATCTTCTGGTTTAGATGTAAGAGGATATGTTACAGATGATGATACTGCTGCTCCAATCTTGCTTCCTTCTACCATTTCATGGCATGCATTAACTGCCAATGCATGAGCTAAACAAAGATTATAATCCATTTGAGCACGCATTTTATCTATCTTCCATGGGTCTGTTTCATTATATATATTAATTCTCTCTTCTACTCTAACTATTAAATTCTGTTCATTATGAGGTTGCCAATATTTCACTCTATCTCCAAAATGCTCAAAGCATACTTTGGCAAATCTTTCAAAGGCATAAACAGTCTCTCTACCTTCCCAACCATTATACTTCTCCACTAGTGCAAAAGGTAGGTCAAAGTGATATAAAGTTACAAATGGCTCAATGTCACACTCTATTAATTTATCTATTACTTTATTATAAAAATCTATTCCCTTTTGGTTTATTTCTCCTTCCCCATCTGGAATTAGCCTTGCCCATGAAATTGAGAAACGATAAGTTTTCATTCCTAATTCTTTCATCAGTTCAATATCTTCTTCATAATTATGATAAAAATCTGATGCTACTTTAGTGTCTGCTTGCAAGTGAGACTTTTTAAAAGAATTGTAATCAGCCACTGTTTTTCCTTTATTATCTTTATCCCAAGCTCCTTCCACTTGAAATGCTGAAGATGATGCTCCCCATAAAAAATCTTTTGGAAATCCTGTATTCATAAGTGTCACTCCTTTTATATTAATGTTTTAATCGTTTTATTTGTTGCTTTATTGCACTAAGCCAATTTTTATAGTTCTAATCAATTTAATTATTAACTAATGAAATTATTTTATCATTTGTAGATACATGACTGGATTTACAAGAAATCACCTGTGCAAAATCAAATGTATTATTTACTATAACTGGTGTAGTTACATCATATCCAGCTTTTTTTATTTCATCTATATCAAAGGTTATCAGTTTAGAACCTTTTTTCACTAAATCTCCTTGATTAACATGTTTTACAAAGTGTTTTCCATTTAACTCTACTGTATTAATTCCAACATGTATCAACATTTCTGCTCCATTATCTAGCTTTAATCCTATTGCATGTAGTGTTGGAAATAAAGAAGCTACTTCACAATCAGTAGGAGCTATTATTACGCCTTTTGTAGGTAATACAGCTATACCTTCTCCCATAGCTTTTGATGCAAATACATCATCTTTTACTTCTGATAATTCTATACAATCTCCTTCCACAGGTGAAATTATATCAACAATGCCCTCTTTTGTTTCTACTTTTATAGTAGAGCTATTTCCTTTAGAAGATTCTTCTAAATCTTCAAACCCAACCAGATAAGTTAAAATAGCTGAACCAAAAAATGCTATAGCACAACCTCCTAGATAACTTAAAAAACCTAACGTTCCTGCTTCAGCATATACAGGTATAGTTAAAACACCTTGGTTTGCGAATGCGTTACCATAAGAGCCACCCATTCCCATTATGCCACCTCCAATTGCACCACATATTACAGCACATACCATTGGTTTTTTTAACCTAAGATTAGCTCCATATATTGCAGGCTCAGTTATACCAAATAGTGCCGTTATAGTTGCAGACATAGAGATTGTCTTTAATCCTTGATTTTTAGTTTTAAAGAATACCCCTAGAGCAGCTCCTGCTTGCGAGAAGTTTGCGGCTCCTGCAAAAGCCAATAAATTCTGTCTTCCAGTTTGAGCAACATCACTTATACCTATTGGTAGTAGTGCTCTATGTGCACCAAATATAACTAATACGCACCATAATCCACCTATGAATGCTCCACACAATGCAGGGCTTAGTTCATAAATATACTTGTAAACAAAGTTTATAACATTTCCTATATATATCCCAATTGGTCCAAATAAAAACAATGTTGCAGGTAAGATTATAACTAATGATAAAGTTGGAACCATTATTATTTTAATTACTTCAGGTATATACTTTTCCAGTATTTTTTCAACATATGAAAGAGCCCATATAGCAATAATTATTGGAATAACAGATGATGTATATGTGGCCTTTGTTACTGCTAATCCTAAAAATCTAACTGTTTCTTCCCCTGCCATCAAAGCTGTAAAGGCTGGATAACAAAGTGTTGCCCCTAATACCATAGATATTATTTTATTTGCATTAAACACTTTAGCCGCAGTATATCCTAGTATGATAGGCATAAAATAGAATATAGAATCAGCCATAGCATTTAGAATAATATAACTTTGAGTCTCTTTTATATCTACACCATTTTTATTCATATAGTACATAGCAAGAACTGATAAAATACCTTTAATCATACCAACCCCTGCTATAGCAGGTATTGTAGGTGTAAATATTCCAGCTACAGCAGATAATATAGAGTTCATGATACCTTGTTTTTCTTCATTTCCATTTTTATTATCTATTTCACTTGATTGAGGTACCATTTTTACAATCTCATCATACACTTTTTTTACTTTATTACCAATTACAACTTGTATCTGACCCATACTCTCTACAACAGTTATTACTCCTTCAGTTCTGGCTAACTTATCCTTATTAACCTTAGAGGTAATTTTAACTTTGAATCTAAGTCTCGTCATACAGTGAGTAACTTCATTTATATTCTCTTTTCCACCTACATTTTGTAGAATTTCTTGAGCTACTTTTTTATAATCCATATATAAATCCTCCATCTTTAATTATAGGCTTTTTGTTTTTATGGCCAATTAAACAAAAAAATCGAACCAAATAAATAGATTATACCCATAGTACTATATAGGTAACCTATAAAAATTGATTCGATCTTGCCTGCATCACCAGTAACACGTCTACTGTAATATTCAAATTTGTTAACTTTATAGTAACATAAGCGTTTTCTTAATTCAACTATAAAATATAATTTTTCAACAAATAATTCTTATTGTTATATCGAAATTTATTTTTAAAATTTTAAAATACTTGATTTACTAAACAAAATGGTATATTATTTCCATTATAAACATACCATTCGGAGGATAATATGAAAAAAATATTTAATCAAAAATTACTTTTACTCTCTATTGTTGTATTTTTCTGGTTTTCACAATACGTATACATACCTTTTCAAAATCCATATTTAAGTATATGTCACGTATCTACAAACATGATTGGTATAATAATAGGCTCATATGGAATCTCACAATGCTTACTAAGACTTCCTATTGGGGTTTTTGCAGATTCTATAAACAAACATAAAATATTTATACTATGTGGAATTTTATTTGCTGGTTTGGCATCTCTTATAAGAGTTATTTCTCCTGGAGGAGAAGGATTTCTTATAGCTAATATCTTATCTGGAATAGCATCATCAACTTGGATTTCTTACATGGTTCACTACACTGATTTTTTTTCCATAGAACATCAACAAAAAGCTACAAGTACAATAATTTTGGTAAACAACCTAGGAATGTTAATTGGATTTGTCATGAGTACCTTATTTTATGAAAAATTAGGAATGGTAAATTTGTGTATTATGAGTGTAATATCTTCAATCATTGGTACACTTCTAGCCTTAAATGTAAAAAATCATCACTCAGGAAAAATAACCGAAAAAATCCCATTTAAAAATTATTTATCTATATGCAAAGACAAAAGACTTGTATTTTTTTCTTTTATGGCATTGATTCAACAAGGAATCCAAATGTCTACAACAATGTCATTTACTACTCAAATTCTTAAAGAACTAGGCTCTAGCTCTACCATTATAGGCTTATCTTCTATATTTTACATGGTATGTGCTGTTGTATCTTCTGGATTTGCTTCTACTAAATTTTGTACAAAGCATGGACCAAAATTTTGGATTCCCTCAGTGTTTTTTTTGATTTCAGTTTATTGCTTTCTAGTTCCAACAGTAAAAAGTATTAATATAATATTTATGCTACAATCGTTACCAGGAATATCTACAGGTATACTTCTTTCTTACCTTACTAGTGAGTCTATGAAAAATATACCAAAATATCAAAAATCTACTGCAATGGGATTTTTTCAAGCAGTTTATGCTATAGGAATGTCTATATTTCCAATGCTAGTGGGTAAAATATCAGATTATATTTCAATACAATATGGTTATTTTACTTTAGCTTTTATTGCTATAATTGCTTCCATATTATCTTATACATACTATAAAAAATTAAATTTACCTCTTAATTGTGATATAATACACTCATAAAAAATTATATGTTTAGGAGTTTTTATGACAAATTTAAGTGCCACTGAACAAATTATTGATTATATTAAAGTAAATATTCTAAATGGAAATTTTAAAATTAATAGTAAATTGCCAAGTGAAAGAAAGATTGCTGAACTATTTAATATAAGTAGAATTCCTGTAAGGAATGCTATAGACAAACTTTGTAAAGAAGGAATACTTAGGTCTATTCCCTATTCAAGCCCCATAGTTGAAGGATTTAAAAAAGTTGACCTTTTTTCTGATAATGAAGTTTATAAAAATCATAATATACAAGAATTTTACGTTGAATCTTTAAGAGCAAGACAACTTATAGAAAGTGAAGCTACTAAGTTAGCCATTTTAAATGCTACTTCTGAAGAACTTCAGAGAATAAGATATGCTTACTTGAAATCTGTAGAAGAACTAGACAAAGTTTCACAAGGCTTAATAGAAGAATGTTATGACGCTGACCTGCAATTTCACAAAGAAATAATTTTAGCTTCTCATAATCCAATTTTTATAAAGTATTATGAATTAATACCTAAAACTGTGTCTTCTAATCAACACTTTGGCTTTAAATATAGAAATTCACTACAAGATATGATTAGTCATCACAATGAGATAATGATGGCTTTTGATAGTAAAGATGCTAATTTGGGTTATACATCAATGTATAACCATTTAGAGGGAGTTATTCAGTTATTTCAGCGTGATTAAACTTCTATTTGTAGGTCTTATAGTTAAACTCGTGAGAATTATAGGTCTAATAGTTCAGACTTATGAGAACTAAATATTTATAATATGTACTATAAAGAGCTTATTTTAATATACTACTAAATATAGTGTCCAAATAAGCTCTGTTTTACTATTCATAGATTATTTTATTAAGTATTATAATTAATATTAGATTGTATATAATCGTTACTTAAAAATAAAATTGACTGTAATATAAACAATTATAAAGCATTATTTGGCAGCCTTCTTTTTTCCTAGTTTAGGTATTTTTAATGATTATCATATCATTTCTTTAATTATGCATATAAAAAACAGCAAATCATGAGAATTTACTGTTTTATATTTTGATATTTAGAATTACTTAGTTTGATATTCAAACTTACTTAATTTGATATTGAGATTTACTTAATCAGCCATAATTTAGCCTTGTAAAATTTGATTAACATCATCAATAGTTATATCCATTCTTGTAGCTATTTCAGTAAGATTCATACCTTGTTCTTGGAATCTATTAACTACTGATTTCATAGACTCACCTATTTCAATTAAATGATTATCCAAGTCATAAATTCGAACTACCTTTTGCCCCCATGGTGCTTCTTCTACATCACGAAGTAAGGTAACATCATTTCTTGCATTTAGTTTTGATAGAAACTCTTCAAAAGACTCTGCTTCAAAGAATATTTCACAATTATTCTCTTTGTCTTTCATATCTTCTTTCGAGATTCCTGTCAACCAATCAAAATCTTGTTGCAATGACAATCCACCCTCAAATACAATGTTTTTTCCATAGTCAACAATAACTTTTAAATCAAATAATTCTTCATAGAATTTACGAGCAATTTGAATATCTTTTACTGCAAATAAACAACCTGCATATTTCATAAGTTACCTCCATCAACATTAGTAAATAGATTATAACATTAGTACTAGAAAAAAATATTGTAAAAAACGGACATGTTTTCGTCATTTTTAAGTCAATAAATATAAGTATTCTCAGTAAATGTAAGTTCTCTAAATAATAGTAATATACAAAATAAACACTACTTTATAAGCGAATGGATACAAAAGTGCCATCCTGAGTTTCCACATGAACAATCTCAAGTCCCTTGTACTGCTTAAGAACAGACTGACATTCTCGAACGAGTTCCTGTAGAAATTTTTTGTTAATGACTTCCTGATATGGCTCTGGAAGTGATTTTTTAATCTCTTCAATAACCGATTCTGGCAACAAAAGAACTGCAGTATTTGCTAGAAACAATGGTATGGGTAGCCACAAATTTGTTTCTTTTGAGCGGACAATAATGCGCATAAACCTATTCTCCTAGTATTATTTTATAAAAACTTTAACTGTAGTGCCATCAGCAGAGTCAACCTCTATGATATTGCCAAGTGTTTCATTATCCAGACATTCAAGAATAGAGGTAGTAAGAGCATCTAGGTCTATACCTTGCAAATCTTCACTCTTAATTGGCAACTTACCTGTCATTTTCAACACTTGACGTATAATCTTTACAGGAAGTTGCACATTTACTTTATCACCATCTGGAGTGTCCACAATAATCTTCAACATCTTATTTTCATATGAAGTACTGCTTTGTTTAGTAAAAGCTTGACTATCAAAGTCTTCTGAATAATTCGTATACTCCTCTTGAGATGTAGTTTTATCTAATGCATCAATCAAGTCAATTGCCTCTTTGGCAGAAAGCTTTCCCTCCTCTACCATTGTTAAAATCCTCATTTTTTCATCCATATTATTTTCCTCATTTCTGCTCTTCTGTATCCATTCCAACAGAAATAGCCTCATATTTTGGTCACTACTCCTGACTACTGTCAGAAATAGAGATAGAGCTTCATTTATTTTCTTTTATTTGTTCTAATGCCTCTGCTGGAGTGATTTCTCCTTTTTCCAGTGCATCTAAAATCTCCTTTTTATGTGAATCAGAAGAAGATGTCACATTAGATTTTCCGTCTAGTTTTTGGATAATATCATCTAACCTAGAACGAACAGTTGGATAAGAAATCTTTAGTTCTTTTTCCACTTCTTTTATATTACCACGACATTTTAAAAATGTTTCTGCAAAGAATAAATCATCTGCAGATAGATAGTCAAATGCACTGAGGCAGAAATCATTTTCAATCACTGTATCACAGTTTTCACATTGTAGCTTGACAACTTTAAGTTTTCTTCCGCAGACAGGACAGCGGCTGATAACTTGATACATCACATCACCTTCTTTCTATCTAATGTTTATAATATAAATCAAAAAATTAATAAAGTCAATATATACATTAAAATAATTAATATTTATATTAAAATAATTAATACATATCTAAAATCAGCAATAGATATATCAAGAATAGTAGATGTACCAATTGAGGAACTATTCATTTTCGATTAATTTTTGTATCATTGATAATATGTTTTAAATACACATTAGAAAATGGCTACTTTGATTTTATTTCAGATCCACCATTTTACTAACACCTATATTTAAGATGAAACATTTCTATTCCTAAACAAAGGTTTTTAACTACTAAACAGTTGTTCACAGAATGTTGATTTATATAACCTGATGTTTGTTATAAGCCCGTATAGCAAGAAGAAGAA
This region includes:
- a CDS encoding glyoxalase, giving the protein MKYAGCLFAVKDIQIARKFYEELFDLKVIVDYGKNIVFEGGLSLQQDFDWLTGISKEDMKDKENNCEIFFEAESFEEFLSKLNARNDVTLLRDVEEAPWGQKVVRIYDLDNHLIEIGESMKSVVNRFQEQGMNLTEIATRMDITIDDVNQILQG
- a CDS encoding DUF2089 domain-containing protein, whose translation is MYQVISRCPVCGRKLKVVKLQCENCDTVIENDFCLSAFDYLSADDLFFAETFLKCRGNIKEVEKELKISYPTVRSRLDDIIQKLDGKSNVTSSSDSHKKEILDALEKGEITPAEALEQIKENK